A genome region from Eurosta solidaginis isolate ZX-2024a chromosome 2, ASM4086904v1, whole genome shotgun sequence includes the following:
- the LOC137239800 gene encoding uncharacterized protein isoform X4 produces MAPEQGPISGEESVKATTSTSPPGDGPPNTQPQSEDYINLLNTDSLNWIYSLKKERLIEECKRYRIFVNGSTVTELRIALSAYVKAKRNRKSTENLLREVEDEIKAEENSQIKTPLDQSPSIHVTTPSSVTKANQRPSPPRTELTDAEVMNTVRRWDVHFTGGETLYDFLERIEELAECYSIPLDRLLPTLPETLRGKALQWFRIRKAEILSWAQFRTAAEQFFLPRRHLHQLEDAIRQRRQQGREKAKDYILAMQTMIRQHPIMSRENHLERIYDGLRVEYRLFAKRSEFRTIEELMELTEEFELLQLEATRQSRQTAHSLSSLSEEYSREESCWRCKELGHMRHQCRKARRLFCSRCGRDNVLSRDCWCDKASTLTPVRLRHRKTPQSAAIDEQPPNEMMDGRHYVKVTIEGLNVRALLDTGATLTYVGDTIRKHLEGKKIACAPSVRNVQLTDRTCVVSSYTYPVTILCNNKPTHMRVFTLPNLAEYMILGMDFRRERRLTLTLDGNILPPATPTQNTIFAKLSTVTERKHLRSTQNAELAVFLNHHQRIFGGITGPSRAAEHVISLKYDRPLKRR; encoded by the coding sequence atggcgcccgagcagggacccatctccggagaggaaagtgtaaaagcaacaacaagcaccaGCCCGCCGGGAGATGGGCCACCGAACACGCAACCACAATCAGAGGACTACATCAACCTATTGAATACCGACAGCTTGAACTGGATATATTCGCTGAAGAAAGAGAGACTCATCGAGGAGTGCAAGAGATACCGGATATTCGTTAACGGCAGCACTGTCACTGAGCTACGCATAGCGCTCAGTGCCTACGTCAAGGCAAAACGAAATCGCAAGTCAACCGAAAATCTActgagagaggttgaagatgaaaTCAAGGCAGAAGAGAATAGCCAAATTAAAACCCCCCTCGACCAATCTCCCTCCATCCATGTGACTACACCGTCTTCCGTTACAAAGGCCAATCAACGACCGTCACCTCCCCGTACCGAGTTAACCGACGCCGAAGTAATGAATACGGTCCGTCGATGGGATGTCCATTTCACGGGTGGAGAAACGCTTTATGACTTTTTGGAGAGAATTGAGGAGCTGGCCGAGTGCTATAGCATTCCGTTGGACAGACTGCTCCCAACGCTGCCAGAGACGTTGCGCGGCAAGGCATTGCAATGGTTCCGTATACGCAAAGCCGAGATACTCTCGTGGGCACAGTTCCGCACAGCGGCCGAGCAATTCTTCCTACCCAGACGGCATCTACACCAACTAGAGGACGCCATACGCCAGAGGAGACAGCAGGGGCGGGAAAAGGCTAAGGATTACATTCTCGCCATGCAAACCATGATCCGACAACATCCAATTATGTCACGAGAGAACCACCTAGAACGCATTTACGACGGGCTGCGCGTCGAATACCGGTTATTCGCAAAGCGTAGCGAGTTCCGAACCATTGAAGAGCTGATGGAGCTCACCGAAGAATTCGAGTTGCTACAATTAGAGGCCACCAGACAAAGCAGACAAACAGCGCATTCTTTATCATCGTTGTCCGAAGAATATAGCCGAGAGGAATCCTGTTGGAGATGCAAGGAGCTAGGACATATGCGCCACCAATGCCGAAAAGCCCGAAGACTATTTTGCTCCAGATGTGGTCGGGACAACGTTCTGTCCAGAGATTGCTGGTGCGATAAGGCGAGCACCTTGACTCCCGTCAGGCTACGGCACCGGAAAACACCACAATCAGCAGCCATCGACGAACAACCGCCGAATGAAATGATGGATGGCCGGCACTACGTCAAGGTCACCATCGAAGGGTTAAACGTCCGAGCCTTGCTGGACACCGGCGCAACGCTCACCTACGTAGGTGACACTATACGTAAGCATCTGGAAGGCAAGAAAATAGCATGCGCACCCAGCGTCCGCAACGTACAGCTCACCGATAGGACGTGCGTTGTTAGTTCGTACACCTACCCAGTAACCATACTTTGTAACAATAAACCGACCCACATGCGAGTGTTCACCCTGCCTAATTTGGCCGAATACATGATTCTAGGCATGGACTTTCGCAGGGAAAGGCGGCTCACCCTCACCTTAGATGGAAACATATTACCGCCAGCCACGCCAACCCAGAACACCATATTTGCAAAACTAAGTACCGTGACAGAAAGAAAGCATTTAAGATCAACTCAAAATGCCGAACTCGCAGTTTTTTTAAACCACCACCAACGGATATTCGGGGGAATAACTGGTCCCAGCAGGGCAGCAGAACATGTAATCTCGCTGAAATATGATCGCCCGCTAAAAAGGCGATAA